The nucleotide sequence GTACACGCGCTCGGGCACCGGCCCGATCAAGGCCGTGGCGCGCGGCGAGACCGCGGTGTCGATCAGCTTCGTGCACGACGGCCCGGGCGAGAAGATGCAGGGCTTCCCGGTCGAGACCATCACGCCGAGCGACGGCACCGGCGCCGAGATCGGCTCGATGAGCATCATCAAGGGCGCGCGCAATCTCGAGGCCGCGAAGAAGTTCTACGAATGGGCGCTCACGCCCGCCGCGCAGGAGCTCGGCGCCGCCAACAAGCAGTTCCAGCTGCCGAGCAACGCCGCCGCCAAGCTCGACCCGCGCATTCCCGACTTCAAGAAGATCAAGTTCATCGACTACGACTACGCCAAGTACGGCGCCAGCGCCGAGCGCCGCCGCCTGATCGCGCGCTGGGAGAAGGACGTCAACTCGCTGCCGCGCTAAGTGGAAGCGCATTCCATCGGGGCCTCGCCCCGTGCGGCGGCCCCGCGCAATCCGGCGTCGGAGGCCGCGGCGCGGCGCACCCAGCGCTGGATCCGTGCCTGGGTGCTGCTGGGCTTCGCGGCCTACCTGCTGCTGCCCTGGTATGCGATCCAGGACGCGACCTGGTACGAGGCCATTCCGCAGGTCTTCGGCGGCGCCGAGGGCGCCAACGGTCTGATGCAGGTCGCCTTGCAGGGGCGCGTCTGGCTGTTCGTCGGGCTGGCGGGCCTCGCCGTCTGCGCCGTCGGCGCCTGGCTGCCGCCGGGCCGCGCGCAGGGCCGCTGGCTTTTGGCCGGCGGCGCGGGCGGTGCCCTCGGGCTCGCGCTCGCGGGCTTCGCGATCGGCGCGCGTGGCTGGGCTTTCGCGGCGCTCGAGGCGCGCTTCGGCGAGCTCGGCATCAACCAGTTCGGCATCGGCGCCGGCGGCTTCGTGGCGCTGTGCGCGCTGGTGCTGCTCGCGGCCTTCGGCATCGCGCGGCTCGGCCGCTTCAAGGGCGACCTGTTCGTGGCCGCCTCGGTGCTGGGCTGCGGCGTGCTGATGGCGCTGTTCATCGCCTACCCCGTGAGCCGCGCGCTGTCGGGCGCCTTCCTCGACGAGGACGGCCGCGTATCGATGGCCGCCTTCCTCGCGCGCGTCTTCACCGAACGCATCTGGGGCCTGGGCTGCCTCGCGGGCGGCGTGCGCTGCGGCGTGGCCTGGAACACGCTGGTGCTGGCGCTGCTCACGGCCGCGGGCACCACCTTCCTGGGCACGCTGATGGCGCTGATGGCCGAGCGCGGCAGCCGGCGCGGGCAGGGCGCGCTGCGGGTACTGGCGCTGCTGCCGATCATCACGCCGCCGTTCGTGGTGGGCCTCGGCCTGATCCTGCTGTTCGGCCGCGCGGGCATCGTCAACCAGGTGCTCGAGAGCGTGTTCGGCATCGAACCCACGCGCTGGTTCTACGGCATGCCCGGCGTGCTGGTGGCGCAGCTGTTCGCCTTCACGCCGATCGCCTTCATGATCATGCGCGGCGTGGTGCAGGGCATCGCGCCCAGCCTCGAGGAAGCCGCGCAGATGCTGCGCGCCGACCGGCGCCGCGCCTTCTTCACCATCACGCTGCCGCTGCTCAAGCCCGGGCTCGCCAATGCCTTCCTGGTGGGCTTTATCGAGAGCATCGCCGACTTCGGCAACCCGGTGGTGGTGGGCGGCCAGTTCTCGGTGCTGTCGACCGACATCTTCTTCGCCATCGTCGGAGCGCAGTACGACCAGGGCCGCGCGGCCTCGCTGGCCTGGGTGCTCACCCTGTTCGCGCTCGGCGTGTTCGCGCTGCAGCGTGGGCTGCTCGGCAAGCAGAACTACACCACCGTCAGCGGCAAGGGCGACGCCGGCATCCCGATGGCGCTGCCCGACGGCGTGCGCCGCACCATCCACGGCATCGCGCTGCCCTGGATCGCCTTCACCGCGGTGGTCTACCTGTTCGCCTTCGCGGGCGGCTTCGTGCAGACCTGGGGACGCGACTACAGCTTCACGCTGCAGCACTTCAAGACCGCGTTCGCGCTCGAATGGGGGCAGTTCGGGCTGGTGTGGGCCGGCACCGCGTGGAACTCGCTGCTGACCACGCTCAAGCTGGCCGGCATCTCGGCGCCGATCACCGCGGCGCTGGGCCTGCTGATCGCCTGGCTGCTGGCGCGCAACGAGTTCAAGGGGCAGGGCGCGTTCGAGTTCGGCGCGCTGCTGGCCTTCGCGATCCCGGGTACGGTGCTCGGCGTGAGCTACATCCTGGCCTTCAACGTGCCGCCGTTCGAGCTCACGGGCACCGGGCTCATCATCGTGCTGTGCTTCATGTTCCGCAACCTGCCGGTGGGCGTGCGCGCGGGCACCGCGGCCTTCAAGCAGCTCGACCGCTCGCTCGACGAGGCCTCGCTGATGCTGCGCGCCTCGACCTCGCAGACGCTGTTCAAGGTGGTGCTGCCGCTGCTCAAGCCGGCGCTGGTGGCGGCGCTGGTCTACAGCTTCGTGCGCGCGATGACGACCGTGAGCGCCGTGATCTTCCTGGTCACGGCCGAGAACGAACTGGCCACCACCTACATCATCGGCCGCGTCGGCAACGGCGACTACGGCATCGCGCTGGCCTACTGCACGGTGCTGATGATCCTGATGTCGCTCGCGATCGCGCTGGTGCAATGGGTGGTGGGCGAACGCAGGCTGGGACGGCGCGGCACGGCACCCGGGCACCAGGGGCATCACAAGATGGAGGGGCTGGCATGACGGGCATGACGAGCATGAGTACTGGGATCGAGTTTCGCGACGTCACCAAGCGCTACGGCGCCGACAGGAACGGGCCGCTCGCGGTCAAGGGCATCAGCTTCGAGGTGCCCGAGGGCACGCTGACCACCATCCTCGGCCCCTCGGGCTGCGGCAAGACCACCACCTTGCGCATGATCGCGGGGCTCGAGTCGCCGACCTCGGGCGCGATCTTCATGGGCGGGCGCGACGTCACCACGCTCGGGCCTGCCGAGCGCAACGTCAGCATGATGTTCCAGAGCTATGCGCTGTTTCCGCACATGGACGTGATCGGCAACGTGGGCTACGGCCTGCGCATGAGCGGCGTGAAGAAGGACGAGGCCACGGCGCGTGCGCGCGAGGCGCTGCGCGGCGTGGGCCTGGTGGGCTTCGACCAGCGGCTGCCCAGCGAGCTCTCGGGCGGCCAGCAGCAGCGCGTGGCGCTGGCGCGCGCGCTGGTGCTCGAGCCCGCGGTGCTGCTGTTCGACGAGCCGCTGTCGAACCTCGACGCGCGGCTGCGGCGCGAGATGCGCGAGGAGATCCGCTCGCTGCAGCAGCGGCTCAAGCTCACGGTGGCCTACGTCACCCACGACCAGAGCGAGGCGCTGGCCGTGAGCGACCAGATCATCGTGATGGACCACGGCGTGATCGCCCAGCGCGGCACGCCCGAGCAGCTCTACGGCCGGCCCGAGAGCGAGTTCGTCGCGGGCTTCATGGGCGAGGCGATGGTGTTCCCGGCCGTGGCCGGTGCCGACGGCGACGTCACGCTCGGGCCGCTGCGGCTGCGGCCGCGCCATGCGGTGGCGCCGGGCGCGGTCAAGGTCGCGGTGCGGCCCGAGGCCTGGCGCATCGGCGAGGCCTCGGCGGCCGACACCGGCCTGCCGGCCACGCTGAAGAAGGTGGCCTACCTCGGCAGCTTCTACGAGTACGGTTTCGACACGCCGCTGGGCGCGGTCTTCGTGGTCTCGACCGACCTGTCGAACCCGCTGGCCGCGGGTGCGCAGACCCGGCTCTCGCTGGGGGCGCATGGCGTCAGCGTGGTGTAGCGCGCGCATGGAACAATGGCGCCATGAACGTGGTTTTCGATCTTGGCGCCGTGCTCTTCACCTGGGAGCCCACACGGCTGGTCCAGGCCCATCTGGCGGAGCATGCGCCCACTGAATCCGCCGCCGCGGCCCTGGGCCGCGCGCTTTTCCATCATGACGACTGGACCAGCTTCGATTGCGGCACCCGCACGCTCGAGGAATCCGTCGCGCGCATGGCGGCGCGTCTCGCGCTGCCGGCCGACCGCCTGCTGGCCATGCTCGACGGACTCGGCGAACGGCTGGCGCCGATCGATGTCACGGTGGCGCTGCTCGAGGAGCTGTTCGAGCGCCGCGAGGCCGGCGAGCCGCTGAAGCTCTACTACCTCTCGAACATGCCCGCGCCCTATGCGCGCGCGATCGTGGCGCGCCACGGCTTCATGCGGCGTTTCGACGGCGGCGTGTTCTCGGGCGACGTGAAGTTCCTGAAGCCCCATCGCGAGATCTACGAACTGCTCGCGGTGCGCCATGCGCTGGCGGCGGAGCAGACGGTGTTCATCGACGATTCGGCGCCCAACGTGGAAGCCGCGCGCGCCTTCGGCTGGCACGCGATCCACTGCACCGCGCCGGCCACGCTCGCGACCCAGCTCTCGCGCTACCTGCCGGTGCGCTCGACCTTGTCGATGTCGAAGCCCAGGCTGCCCGCGTAGTCGAGCTCGGCCTGCAGGGTCGCGTCGTCCAGGCAGGGCGCGCGCGACAGCACCCACAGGTACTCGCGGTTCGGCGTGCCGACCAGCGCCACCTGGTAGTCGCGGTCCAGCTTCAGGATCCAGTAGTCGCCCCACACCACCGGCAGCCAGGCCAGCCACGAGGGCGCGAAGCGCACCTCGAGCCGGCCCGCGCCGGGCTGGCCCGCCACCGGCACCACGCGCGCGGTGCCCAGCGATTCCTCGAAATTGCCGTCGGCGCGCTCGCAGCGGTTGAGCACCTCGATCGTGCCGTCAGGGCGCGGCGTGTACTGGGCCGTGACCGGGCCGGCGCAGGATTTCTGGAAGCGGTTGGGCAGCCGCGCCTGTTCATGCCACAGGCCGGCGTAGCGGTGCAGGTCCACGGGTGCCACCACCTGCAGCGGCGCGCGCATCAGCGGCGCGCCATCGGCCGGACCGGCCAGCCGCACGCGCGAGCGGCGCGCGGCATCCAGCGCGAGCCAGGCCGCCGCGCCGCCGATCACGAAGGCCGTGGCCAGCGTGCCGATGGCGGCGCTGGTGCGGCGGTCGTCGAAGGGGGCGAGGTCGGTGGAGGCTGCGGGAGGAAGTCTGCGCTGCATGTAGGGGGCTCCTGGGTCGGGACGGGACGGCGAATCCGACGATTCGCGAAGGAAGGACTCCGCAGCCTAGGCGCGCTCGCGGGTGCTCGCCGTCAGCCGTGGACCACAGCGCCTGTAGGGCGGCATGGGGCCGAAACCCTGCTGGCCGCATGTTGTTCGCGCCGTCATGGAACCGGGTGCCAAGCCGTGCTACGGTGCGCATGAAAGCATCGGCCCGCATGCACCAGCGTGCAGGCCCTGTCGCCATCACCGCAACATAATCATTGCCATGAACCAACTCGATGCACTCCGTCAATGGACCACCGTGGTCGCCGACACCGGCGACTTCAAGCAGCTCAGCGCCTCCAAGCCGCAGGACGCGACCACCAATCCGTCGCTGATCCTCAAGGCGGTGCAGAAGGCCGAGTACCGGCCGCTGCTCGACGAGGGCGTGAAGAAGCATGCGGGCAAGCCGCTCGACGAAGTCATCGACCGCCTGCTGGTGCGCTTCGGCACCGAGATCCTTTCGATCATCCCGGGCCGCGTCTCCACCGAGGTCGATGCGCGTCTGTCCTTCGACACCGCCGCCACCGTGGCGCGCGGCGAGCGCATCACGGCGCTCTACAAGGCCGAGGGCATCGACACCGAGAAGCGGCTGCTGATCAAGGTCGCCTCCACCTGGGAAGGCATCGAGGCCGCGCGCCAGCTCGAGAGCAAGGGCATCCGCACCAACCTCACGCTGCTGTTCTCGTTCGCGCAGGCCGTGGCCTGCGGCGCGGCCGGCGTGCAGCTGATCTCGCCCTTCGTCGGCCGCATCTACGACTGGTACAAGAAGTCCGAGGGCGCCAAGTGGGACGAGGCCGCCAATGCCGGCGCCAACGACCCCGGCGTGAAGTCGGTGCGCCAGATCTTCGAGTACTACAAGGCCAACGGCATCAAGACCGAGGTGATGGGCGCGAGCTTCCGCAACGTGGGCCAGATCAAGGCGCTCGCCGGCTGCGACCTGCTGACCATCAGCCCCGAACTGCTGGCCGAACTGGCCGCGAGCAACGAGCCGCTCGAGCATGCGCTCGACGCCAAGGCCGCCGCCAAGGGCAAGGCCGAGAAGATCGCCTACGACGAGGCCGGCTTCCGCTTCGCGCTCAACGAGGACGCGATGGCCACCGAGAAGCTCGCCGAGGGCATCCGCGCCTTCGCGGCCGACGCGATCAAGCTCGAGAAGCTGATGCAGGAAAGCGGCCGCTGATCATGGCGACCCCGCTTCGCTGCGACCGCGCGCCGGCCTGGGCGCAGCTGCAGTCCTATTTCGAGACCGCGGGCCGCCAGTTCGACCTGCGCCATGCCTTCGTCGACGACGCCGAGCGCTTCGCGCGCTTCAGCCAGGAGGCGCCGCACCTGTTCGCCGACCTGTCGAAGAACCTGCTCGACACGCGCGTGGAGGAGCTGCTGTTCGCGCTCGCGCGCGAGTGCGGCCTCGAGGCGCACCGCGATGCGATGTTCGCGGGCGAGCACATCAACAACACCGAAGACCGCGCGGTGCTGCACACGCTGCTGCGCGCGCCGGCCGATGCCACGGCCGGCAAGACCGCGGCGCAGCTGCGCGAGGTGCACGAAACGCTCGACGCCATGCTCGCCTACGCCGAGAAGGTGCGCGGCGACCACACCATCACCGACGTGGTCAACATCGGCATCGGCGGCTCCGACCTCGGTCCGCAGATGGCGGTGCTGGCGCTCGCGGAGTTCGCGGCGCCGGGCAAGCACTTCCACTTCGTCTCGAACGTCGACGGCCACGAGCTCGACGGCGTGCTCGAGGGCCTCGCGCCCGAGCACACGCTGTTCCTGATCGCCTCGAAGACCTTCACCACGGCCGAGACGATGACCAACGCGCAGTCCGCGAAGCGCTGGTACGAGCAGTCGGGCGGCAACGACATCGCGGGCCACTTCGCGGCGCTCACCACCAACGTGGAAGCGGCCAACAAGTTCGGCATCGAGACCACCTTCGGCTTCTGGGACTGGGTGGGCGGGCGCTATTCGCTGTGGTCGGCCATCGGCCTGCCGATCGCGCTGGCCATCGGCGCCGAGGGCTTCCGTCGGCTGCTCGCGGGCGCGCATGCGATGGACGAGCACTTCCGCACCGCGTCGCTCGCGAAGAACCTGCCGATGCGCCTGGGCCTGCTCGACGTCTGGTATCGCAACTTCCACCGCTTCACGAGCCGCTGCATCGCGCCGTATCACAGCGCACTGAAGCGGCTGCCGGCCTACCTGCAGCAGCTCGAGATGGAGAGCAACGGCAAGCAGGTCGACGCGACCGGTGCCGCGCTGCCGCCGGGCCTGGGCACTTCGCCCGTGCTCTGGGGCGAGCCGGGCACCAACGGCCAGCATGCCTACTTCCAGATGCTGCACCAGGGCACCGACGTGATCCCGCTGGAGTTCCTCGCGGTGCGCGATGCCTCGCACGACCTCGAGGGCCACCATCCGAAGCTGCTGGCCAACGCGCTCGCGCAGGCGCAGGCGCTGATGGTGGGCAAGCTCGACGCGGGCGGCCACAAGAACTTCCCGGGCAACCGACCCAGCAGCTTCTTCGTGTTCGAGAAGCTCACGCCCGAGGCGCTCGGCGCCTTCATCGCGCTGTACGAGCACCGCGTGTTCACCAGCGGCGCGCTGTGGGGCATCAACAGCTTCGACCAGTGGGGCGTGGAGCTCGGCAAGGTGCTCGCGAAGGACATCGAGCCGCGTCTCGCCTCGGGCGACATCACCGGGCTCGATGCCTCGACCGCGGGGCTGCTGCAGCGCCTGAGTCCGCCCGCGCAGTGAGCGCTTGGCCGTTCGAAGTACGCCATTCGTTGCCATTGCCGTTGCAGAAGGCGCCGATATGATGGCCCCGGGAAATTTCCCGGGGACCTCAAGAGGAGCCGAGCAAAATGGATTTTCAAACAGCGGTCAAGACCTGCTTTCAGAAGTACACGGATTTCAGTGGGCGCGCCTCGCGCTCCGAGTTCTGGTGGTTCATATTGGCCGAGGTGGTCGTGCTGATCGTCGCCAGCCTCATCCACCAGATCGTCTACCTGGTCGCCGCGCTGGGCTTCCTGCTGCCCGTGCTGGCCGCGGGCTCGCGCCGCCTGCACGACATCGGCAAGAGCGGCTGGTTCCAGCTGCTGATGATCATTCCGCTGATCAACCTCGTGCTGATCTATTTCTTCGTGCAGCCCAGCCAGCCCGAGGCCAATGCCTACGGCCAGCCGCCGGGTGCCTGAAGACCCCGGGACACGCAGAACAACGATTCGACAGGGCCGCGCATGCGGCCCTTTTTTATGGCGGCCGACTCAGGCCTCGGCCGTCGCGGCCGCGCGCACCGGCGCACCGCTGGCCATGCGCAGGCATAGGTCGAAGGCCTGCTGCAGGCCCTCGATCTGCGCGATGCCCTGGCCCGCGATGTCGAAGGCGCTGCCGCTGGCCGAGGTGGCCACGGGCACGGGCAGGCCGCCGTGCAGGGTCACGCCCTGCTCGAAGCCCATGAGCTTCATCGCGATCTGGCCCTGGTCGTGGTACATCGAGACCACCGCGTCGACGTCGCCGCGCCGCGCGCCGATGAACACCGTGTCGGGCGAGAACGGGCCGCGCGCGTCGTAGCCCTCGGCGCGCAGCTTTTCGATGGCCGGGCCGATGATCTCGATCTCCTCCATGCCGATCGAGCCGCCGTCGCCGGCATGCGGGTTGAGCCCCGAGACCGCGATGCGCGGCTGCGCCACGCCCGACTGGCGCAGCGCCGCGGCGATGATCTTCACCGCGTCGCGCACGCCTTCACCGGTGATGTGGCTCGCCACGTCCTTCAGCGGAATGTGCGAGGTCACGCGCGAGGTCCACAGCGCCCCCGTGAGGTTGAACTCGCAGACGAAGCCCGGCACCGCGAAGCGCGCCTGCATGTAGCGCAGCTCGTCCTCGTGCATCAGGCCGCCCAGGCGCAGCGAATGCTTGTTGAGCGGCGCGAACAGGATCGCGTCGACCTGGCCGCGGCGCACGGCCGCGGTCGCGAGCTCGAGCGCCTCGAAGGAGGCACGGCCCGAGGCCTCGTTCGATTCGCCGAGCACCGGCTCGGCACCGTCCATCCAGTCGCAGGCCAGCAGCGAGGGCCGGCCGTCCTCGAAGCGCAGCGTGTCGAGGCTCTCGGCCGCGAGCGGATCGAGCTTCGCGCCGGCGATGCGCTCGCCCGCGGCCAGCACCACCGGGTCGGCGATCAGCAGCACGCGCGCGGCGTCGAGGTTGCGCTGGCGCGCGAGCAGCTTGACCGCCATCTCGGGGCCGACCCCGCTGGGGTCGCCGAGCAGCACGGCGATACGGGGCTTGGCGGAGGTCACGGTCGGAATCTTCGAAGGAGTGGACATGGCGATCGTCGGTGGAGAAAAAGCGAGGGACGGCCTCATTCGGCCTTGATGTTGGCGGCGCGCACGAGCTGGCCGTAGTGCTCGAACTCCTGCCGGTTCATGGCCGCGAAGGGTTCGCCGATCAGGTTGCCGGGCTCGCCGCCCAGGGCCTTGATGCGGGCCTGCACGTCGGGCAGCTGCAGGCTGCGCGCCAGCTCGGCGCTCAGGCGCTCGACGGCCGGGCGCGGTGTGCCGGCCGTCACGTAGAGGCCGTACCAGGTCGAGACGTCGGCGCCCTTGACGCCCTGTTCGGCCAGCGTGGGCACGTCGGGCAGTTCGGGCGAGCGCTGCGGCGCGCTCACGGCCAGCGCGCGGAACTTGCCGGCCTTGATCTGGCCCATGGCCGAGGAGGTGCTGTCGAACATCATCTCGACCTCGCCCGAGATGATGTCGATGTGCGCCTGCGAGCTGCCCTTGTAGGGCACGTGCACCGACTTCATGCCGGTGGCCAGGTTGAAGGCCTCGCCGCCCACGTGCTGGGTGCTGCCGATGCCCGAGGAGGCGTACTTGAAACCGCCGGGCTTGGCCGCCATCGCGGCCAGCAGGTCCTTCACCGACTTGTAGGGCGAGCTGGCCGACACCACCAGCACGTTGGGCATCACGGCCACCAGGCCCAGCGGCTGCAGGTCTTTCAGCGGGTCGTACTTGAGCTTGAGGATGTGCGGCGCCACCGCCTGCGCGGTGTTGGTGGCCAGGAGCAGCGTGGCGCCGTCGGCCGGCGCGCGTGCCGTGAGCTCGCCCGCGATGGTGTTGGAGGCACCGGGCCGGTTCTCGACCACCACCGGCTGCTTGAGCGCGGGCGAGAGCTTGTCGGCCAGCACGCGCGCGAGGATGTCGGTGCCGCCGCCCGGCGAGGCGCCGACCATGATGCGCAGCGGCTTGTCGGGGTAGGCGGGCGCGGTCTGGGCGGCGGCGAGGCCGCAGGCCAGCACGAGCGTGGCGGCGAAGGCGCCGGCGCAGCGCTGCCGGAAGGCCGGGGAAAAGGGGCGCATCGGGGTTGTCTCCTGCTTGTTGGTCTTGGACGCCATTGCTTTCCATGCATGGCGAGGCTGCAGGTTAGGCCGTTCGCTCCTCGCGATCCAATCGAAATTGGCGGGGTCTCCATATACTTTTGGTGATGACCGTCCAGAAAACATCGCCCGATGCCTCGCTGATGCTGCAGGTGCGCCCGCGCCAATTGCTGCTGCTGGTGCGCCTCGACGCCCACCGCCACCTGGGCCGCGCGGCCGAGGCCATGAACATCAGCCAGCCCGCGGCCACCAAGCTGCTGCAGCAGCTCGAGGATTCGCTCGGCGAGAAGCTGTTCGAGCGGCTGGCGCGCGGCATGGAGCCCACGCCCTACGGCGAGATCCTGGTGCGCTACGCCCACCGCGTGGTCAGCGACTTCGGCAGCGCGCGCGAGGAGATGCTGGCGCTGCGCTCCGGCCTCAGCGGCGCGCTGCGCGTGGGCAGCGTGCCGGGCGCGGTGCCCGAGCTGCTGGCGCCGGCGCTGGTCGAGTACCGCCGGCGCCATCCGCAGGTGGCGGTGTCGGTGGTGGTCGAGACCAGCGACGTGATGCAGGCCCAGCTCGAGCAGGGCGAGGTCGACCTGGTGCTGGGCCGGCTCACCGACGGGCACGACGAGTCGCGCTACGCCAGCGTGCCGCTGCTCGGCGAATCGCAGGTGGTGGTGGTGCGCGGCGGCCATCCGGCCTTCGAGCGCGAGGGACTCACGCTGGCCGACCTGGCGGCCTGGCAATGGGTGCTGCAGCCCCCGGGCTCGCCGCAGCGCGGGCGCTTCGAGGCCGCCATGCGCGAGGCCGGCGTGCAGGCGCGGCTCGACATCCTCGAAACGGCCTCGCCGATCGCCATCACCGCGCTGCTCGAGAGCTCGGACATGGCGGCCGTCATGCCCGCCTCGCAGGCCCGGCACTACGCGCGGCTGGGCCTGCTGCGGGTGGTGCCGATCGAGTTGCCGGTGCGCGTGCCGCCGATCTGCCTGGTCACGCGCGAGGACCGGGCGCTCTCGCCCGCGGCGGCCCAGTTCCGGCGGCAGCTGCTGGGCACCGGTTGAACGCTTTGGATTGCCTGCGGCACATGCTGTATTGCGTTGACTAGGGAATTCACTAGCCAATCGGTGCATGAAAGTACTGTCGTTGACATTCGAAGTACCAAAACCGCAAGCGTGTTTATCCAGAATCCGGGCACGGCGACCCGAGGGGGCGTCGCTCACCCTCTAGGAGACAACATGCAGCGTTTTCTGAAAGCGGGCCTCGTCCTCGCACTCGCCGGCACCGGGCTCGTCGCCCAGGCCGCCACCGAACTCGTGATCGCGACCGTCAACAACGGCCACATGATCGAGATGCAGAAGCTCACGCCCTTCTTCGAGAAGGCCAATCCCGACATCAAGCTCAAGTGGGTCACGCTGGAAGAGGGCACGCTGCGCCAGCGCGTGACCACCGACATCGCCACCAAGGGCGGCCAGTTCGACGTGATGACCATCGGCCTGTACGAAGCGCCGATCTGGTCGAAGAAGGGCTGGCTGCAGCCCATCGCCACCGACGCCGCCTACGACGCCGACGACCTGCTTCCCGCGATCCGCGACGGCCTGTCGTACCAGGGCAAGCTCTACGCCGCGCCGTTCTACGGCGAGAGCTCGATGCTCATGTACCGCAAGGACTTGGCCGACAAGGTCGGCTTCCAGATGCCCGAGCAGCCGACCTGGACCCAGGTGAAGGAGTTGGCCGGCAAGATCCACGACCCGAAGGCCGGCGTCTACGGCATGTGCCTGCGCGGCAAGCCGGGCTGGGGCGACAACATGGCCTTCCTGACCACGCTGGTCAACACCAACGGCGGCCAGTGGTTCGACATGCAGTGGAAGCCGCAGATCGACACCAAGCCCTGGAAGGACGCGATCGGCTTCTACGTCGACCTGATGAAGGCCTACGGCCCGCCGGGCGCCTCGGCCAACAGCTTCAACGAGAACCTCGCGCTCTTCAATGAAGGCAAGTGCGGCATGTGGGTCGACGCGACCATCGCGGCCTCGTTCATCAGCGATCCCAAGCAGTCGAAGGTGGCCGACAAGGTGGCGTTCGCGCAGGCACCGGTGGCCGTCACGCCCAAGGGCGCCAACTGGCTGTGGACCTGGAACCTGGCGATCCCCGCCAGCTCGACCAAGGCCGCGGCCGCCCAGACCTTCGTGAAGTGGGCCACCTCCAAGGACTACATCAACCTGGTCGCCAAGGAGCAGGGCTGGGGCGCGGTGCCCACCGGCACGCGCAAGTCGACCTACGCGAACGCCGAGTTCCAGAAGGTCGCGAAGTTCGCCGCCGCCGAGAAGAAGGCCATCGACAGCGCCAACCTCAGCGACAGCACGCTGCCCAAGTCGCCCTACGTCGGCGTGCAGTACGCGGCCATTCCCGAGTTCCAGGCCATCGGCGTGGCAGTGGGCCAGCAGATGAGCGCGGCCCTCGCGGGCAAGGTCACGGTCGACCAGGCGCTGAAGACCTCGCAGACCACGGCCGAGCGTGAGATGAAGAAGGCCGGCTACTACAAGTAAGCCCCGCGGCTTGCTCCCTCCCCCTCTGGGGGAGGGTCGGGGTGGGGGCACGCACGGCGCGTCGTCCGTCGCCGCGCTCGATCGCGGCAGCCCCCATCCCCGCCTTCCCCCAGAGGGGGAAGGAGCCAGACAGAAGAGAGAAGGGACCTCCCATGAAAAGACTCCTGCCCCGCGCACTCATGGCGCCGGCCGTGCTCACGCTCTTCCTCTGGATGATCGTGCCGCTCGCGATGACGTTGTACTTCTCGTTCGTGAACTACAACCTCATGCAGCCCGGCGACCATCCCTTCGCGGGCCTCGCCAACTTCGAGTACTTCGTCACCGACCCGGACTTCTGGCCCGCGACCTGGAACACGCTGCTGTTGATCGGCAGCGTGATCGGCATCACCGTGGTGCTCGGCGTGCTGCTCGCGCTGCTGGTCAACGAGCCCTTCCCGGGCCGCGGCATCGTGCGCGTGCTCTTGATCTCGCCCTTCTTCGTCATGCCCGCGGTCAACGCGCTGCTGTGGAAGCACATGATGATGAACCCGATCTACGGCATCCTGGCCGACGTGTGGCGCATGTTCGGCGCCCAGCCGATCGACTGGCTCACCGACGTGCCGCTGCTGTCGGTGATCATCATGGTGGCCTGGCAATGGCTGCCGTTCGCCTGCCTGATCTTCATCACCTCGTTGCAGTCGCTCGACCGCGAGCAGATGGAGGCCGCGCGCATGGACGGCGCGAGCGCGTTCCAGCGCTTCTTCTATCTCACCGTGCCGCACCTCGCGCGTCCGATGGCGGTGGTGATCATGATCGAGATGATCTTCCTGCTCAGCGTGTTCGCCGAGATCGCCATCACCACCAACGGTGGTCCGGGCAACGAGAGCACGAACATGACCTACATGATCTTCAAGCAGTCGCTCATGAACTTCGAC is from Variovorax paradoxus and encodes:
- a CDS encoding sugar ABC transporter permease; the protein is MKRLLPRALMAPAVLTLFLWMIVPLAMTLYFSFVNYNLMQPGDHPFAGLANFEYFVTDPDFWPATWNTLLLIGSVIGITVVLGVLLALLVNEPFPGRGIVRVLLISPFFVMPAVNALLWKHMMMNPIYGILADVWRMFGAQPIDWLTDVPLLSVIIMVAWQWLPFACLIFITSLQSLDREQMEAARMDGASAFQRFFYLTVPHLARPMAVVIMIEMIFLLSVFAEIAITTNGGPGNESTNMTYMIFKQSLMNFDVGVASAGALFAVVLANIVAVFLIRIIGKNLD
- a CDS encoding sugar ABC transporter substrate-binding protein, which translates into the protein MQRFLKAGLVLALAGTGLVAQAATELVIATVNNGHMIEMQKLTPFFEKANPDIKLKWVTLEEGTLRQRVTTDIATKGGQFDVMTIGLYEAPIWSKKGWLQPIATDAAYDADDLLPAIRDGLSYQGKLYAAPFYGESSMLMYRKDLADKVGFQMPEQPTWTQVKELAGKIHDPKAGVYGMCLRGKPGWGDNMAFLTTLVNTNGGQWFDMQWKPQIDTKPWKDAIGFYVDLMKAYGPPGASANSFNENLALFNEGKCGMWVDATIAASFISDPKQSKVADKVAFAQAPVAVTPKGANWLWTWNLAIPASSTKAAAAQTFVKWATSKDYINLVAKEQGWGAVPTGTRKSTYANAEFQKVAKFAAAEKKAIDSANLSDSTLPKSPYVGVQYAAIPEFQAIGVAVGQQMSAALAGKVTVDQALKTSQTTAEREMKKAGYYK